AACGAATGGCACAAAAGTCAAAGAGAAGTATAGCGGGAATGTTTTCCTGAATGTAGCTGACACTGCCTTAGCATTATGGCCTAGACAAGAATTTGTGTCCGGATGAATAACAGAACAAGGAATTATTGACGGGAACTCTTCCACCTTCACAGTATCAGACTTCCCTCGGCTATTTAAGTAGGCTGATATAGATTCAACATCCACTGGACCACCTCTACAACTCTCCCGTACAGCCTTATATACAGGAGCTGCAACAGGACCAGTCTTCTGAATAAAATCTTTATATGATTTTGGCAAGCTTTCAGGACGCATCACAAAGGCGTACATAACCTGGCATGACCATCAATCAGCAAAATGGGATGAGGTAAAAACAAATGAGGATGATGAAAAATGCATCAACCAAACactattaagtgaaaaaaaaaagatatgaaaCCACAATATATTCTCCAATCATTTAGAAGCAAACTCCGATTCATTAGACAATAGAAACCTTCTCAAAAGATTAACTTTTAGGGATCACTATTtggggcttgaacttttttttgtccaagttagattctgaacttggcaattgttccCATGTTGGGGCATGAACTCAGCAAGGGCTTGAACTTTTTTTGCGTCTATGTTGGTCCttgaacttggcaattgttccCATATTGACTCTGAGCTTTAGGGTTTTCAAGGAAATATCACGGaataacttggacaaaaaaaaagttcaagccccaATGTAAGAACAATTGCCAAGTGTAGGGCTAAAATTGGACAAAAAGAGTTCAAACCCTAACTTTTATTCGGAAAAAAAAAAGTGCTCTGAAGCAAATGAATTGGAGGTAACTTCACATGATCTCACAAGAACAAAACAGAATTAGTTACATTTCTAGAACACATATAAAAAGTTATGTCTAGTAGTACTTCTCTAAAATTTAGCTTAAGCAGTTCCTAGAGTTATGAATGTTTTATTATCAACTGATGTACAAAGATAAAATATCTTGTCAAAATGTATAACACAAACATCTAGCCACAAAAGTTAATGAGCTTTATATTACCTGGGCACAAGCTAAAGAAAAGAGTAGAGAGTCACCATGCCTCCAATGGCTTCCCCATAAATGAAACTTATTTTTCGATTTCGCAGAATTATAAGCACACTGATGAATAAAGCAAAATATTAGACAGTAAATCGGAGAACTGAAATTATGATCTCAGATCACTTTGCAAATTTATTACTTCAAAATACATTCATGTACCTGAGCTACTCTAGCCAAAAGATACAATGAAAGTGTTCGCCTTCGATTGGGATCATCCAGAGCTAAAATCGACAATCCTGCAATGCAACCTGCTAAAATTCTGTTCCATCAACACCTTAAACAATGtcaaatatcatgaatcaaaagtaTTCAATTATTCAACTAACCATGATTGCATACCCATCTAATGCATATCAGTTATTTATAGCAAACTTACGCATTCAGCGGTGTCTCTTTCTTTCTCCGTTTTCTCAGTAAACATCGGAGTGCATGGTATGAACCAGTAAAGCCACCAAAAAGTAAACCAATGCGGCATGCTTCCTCTCTCACAATCAAATCTTTCTCTGAGACAAGTTGCTGGAAAACAAAAATTCAACATTTCTTAATATCACATTCCTAgcaaagaaaaattataaaacccaAAATCTGAGCAATTTTcgataaaagtatcatggaggcccctCTACTAGGAGTTATATTGCATTCTGCCCCTTaactcaaaaaatgagcaaattactcctatgttaaatcaaagagcaatttggtcctttcagttaattttcatccaaatctactgttaaaaactggcatGACTAATGGAATAACCATACAATTATACATGGCGTCCCATATAGGGAAAATGGATGAAACTTTTAACAGAACAACCAGTTTACTTTTAATCTATCTAcagagactaatttgctcattttgtTAGTCAATTTTCCCAAACAATCATCTAATCACATTTTACAATACATAGCCTTAAAATATAATCCAAAATAATAGTTAATATTTGTCTACCAACTAAGGAAACCACAATGACGAAATTCAAACCTTCAAACAAGACAGTGtacataaatcatacattaaaCCCATTTAATCAatcattttacatatattaaaatgaaatacaaaTACATTTCGACtaaacatttcataaattcacaaaaCAAGCCAAAGAAAAAccctttttttcataaaaaagaaaCCCTAACCTTGAGATCAAGAAGCGAAGAATAAGACTTTCCTCTAGCGAGTTTGAAACCACGAAGAAGAATCCCGATACCTACTCTAACACCATAAGAAAGGAGAAAGCTTTGACAAAGATTGCCAATGGCATTGGCCACACAAGAGTCATCAGCATGGTCACACGGCGGGGAATCGCCAAAAGCGGCCTTCCTTTGACGTCTATGAAGCTCTTCCATGGCTTCCCTTAAACGGTCCTCCGCCTCACGAAGGCGCCGCTCAGCCTCGGCGTTCTCGGCCGATAACCGTGCCGAGGAAGTGGAGTTATCGGAGAGGAGCGGCATTTGGGATTCAATAATGGAGTTTGTTTTGGCATCTGAAAGTAAAGAGGTAACCCAAAAAAGAAAGAACCAAAGGCAtagggaagaaagaaagaagaaaatataaaaagagaaatataaaactataaatagttttcttttcaaattattggtttttttctttctttttttgcttaaactataagaaaaattttactttttaaataaaattttatacctTTAGTATATccaaaatttgatgatttttctttattttaaaataaatttaagatttatttaggtaaattaatgtttaaatattatttaattacaaattgaaaattaaaaggtattttaatgtgataattatttgatGGATAATgtcttttaatattattgtgggaattttattttttagataatgtaatttttaataattttttcaatGTTATATCAagaattctttttaaaaaaaatcattattattGTCTCTATTTCGAAAATGTGGATATtctttttaatactatttttttcaatattcgaatttatattttctttttgaaaatgcAGTGCATGCTTGttagtaaaaaaaatcatattaataatatatgAGAAAATCTAATGGTTAATCATTTTGGGtggttaaaaataatattattttattttattttattttaaaatgccaAAGAAATGTAAATGTctttattatcatatttttttattttaaaatttgaatttttataatttcatatatactcttaaaattatttcaatgtcaagttaaaatagatattaaaaatattaaattcatgatataaaattttaatttatttttttgggtgaaatattaatttttatttttaagttggaTTTTGGGTATGGTGTGTGATCTCTTTGCTTTGACTTTCCATAATCATAAATAAGAAGAAAATccaataaaatgaaaagaaagaaataaattgGATTGAGTTTCCTAGATATAAACTCTTGTTTTAAACgtttaatttaactcttagttCTCATTATGGACATACTCTTAAAAACAGATAAGAGTTTATTttctaaatgaaaattaaaactataatttgttaattttaaaaaatctaaattactaattgagtaaaatgaaaattaaaactataatttgttaattttaaaaaatttaaattactaattgagttttaactcgattggtatagTCTATGCCTGACCCTAAGGGTCATCTGGAGTTGCAGTCATCTAAGACTCAAGACTAGagtctaaaatattatttttcgatTTTTAAAGGGCCCaaaaaaatttagcttttaaGGGTTCAAATTTTTTGTTACCAACTTTTAGGggacctaaaaaaattttctccaACTTTTGAGGAACTTAAAAgcccattttattattttgtctaAGGCCTAAAAATATCAAGAACGGGCTTGGTATAGTCATTGTTACCAATACAGCAAGACGTGGGTTTGAGTGTGTAAAATATATTATCCTTCCATTTTTTGGTTAGGGAATAActataaataattctaaacattatgTAAAAAAACATACAATCAGAatctataataattttttttaaaaaaatttaaactaatctaAAAATGTCGCCAAACATTAATATATTTCGTTATTGCAGGTTATTGCCTTTgccttttcttttactttaattcaCGTGAAATTGAATGTTTTTGGTTGCCCTTCAAACAAATTATCTAATACCTTCGATTCTAAGTCAGATTTGAAAACTTATCATAAAAGCTTAGTATTAATAACTCACTTTTTAACTCAAACTCGAAAACTAGGACCTAAGGAGATGgagaaaaagttataaaatttgacagataaaaataaaaattacatgttaataaaaattatattaaattattaattttttaaggtaAAAAACATTTTTTACCAATAAATGTTAGTACgtagtcaaaaaatttatttgagaggatatatttttatgagagctaaaatacaatttcacgatattataattaatttatatctttataatttttatagaacTAAAtcgaaattttacattttaaggggCTTTGCGCCTAGCGTCACATTTTTGAacattgaaaataatattattaggaTAGGTAGCTTTGAACCTCGAATGGACAATAAAATAGACTTGAAGCGcaccaaaaattaataatttttgagAGGGGTTAAGCAAATTTCCCATTTAATAGGATCCAAGGctcatttgaataaaaaatatttaaacctaaaataatttaaaccacCTAAACAAATAATCGAAATAATTCAAATTGAAGGACCCGAACCCAAAATGACCTAATTCAAAATGATCCAATTTAAGTTGGTTTGATCCAAAACCAACTTGAGCCATCTAATTGGTTGTAATCTAGATTCAAATTTTGTATTATTATAGTATTTTTTGACACAATaacaaatttaaactttttaatgtttatatttttatcaattctgcctttatttattttagctaaatttgatattgttattttgttaacaaaaatgttaaataaaatgttaaaattttgtatattttatattattattttttttataatttttaagttatttgtACTGTACATGTTTTCACACATAAGAAAAAGATTTGACTGtttttaaaaagtcaaaagaTTAAATCACAATGCAGACACTGATTgcataaaaagaaaagttaaaaagttaTGGATAGAAACTTAACCAAATAAAAGCTGTTTTACAACATTTTAAGCAACCAAACTAAAACTCCCATAATTCCCATTTATAACAA
The Gossypium hirsutum isolate 1008001.06 chromosome A07, Gossypium_hirsutum_v2.1, whole genome shotgun sequence genome window above contains:
- the LOC107938022 gene encoding uncharacterized protein — translated: MPLLSDNSTSSARLSAENAEAERRLREAEDRLREAMEELHRRQRKAAFGDSPPCDHADDSCVANAIGNLCQSFLLSYGVRVGIGILLRGFKLARGKSYSSLLDLKQLVSEKDLIVREEACRIGLLFGGFTGSYHALRCLLRKRRKKETPLNAILAGCIAGLSILALDDPNRRRTLSLYLLARVAQCAYNSAKSKNKFHLWGSHWRHGDSLLFSLACAQVMYAFVMRPESLPKSYKDFIQKTGPVAAPVYKAVRESCRGGPVDVESISAYLNSRGKSDTVKVEEFPSIIPCSVIHPDTNSCLGHNAKAVSATFRKTFPLYFSLTFVPFVVLHLQKFMDTPGRACWLAVKGAVQSTSFLSAFVGIFQAVICLHRKIALQDHKLVYWVAGAMSGLSVLLEKKARRGELALYVLPRAGESWWYILVNRHLLPDVKNAEVALFCACMGGIMYYLEYEPDTMAPFLRGLIRRFLTSRISNPGPSVSRTASYACLQNFEAMNKPKVQDNQQVETSASKQYNLESIPGL